Within Acomys russatus chromosome 7, mAcoRus1.1, whole genome shotgun sequence, the genomic segment ATAATCTGCCTGGCTATAACCACCGCCATCTCCAGAGCACACTCGTAGGTGAGAGGAAGGAATACACCTGCCCTGACACCGGAGTTTGGACAAACCCCTGACACACTTCAGCAACTTAGCAAACAAACCAATTAACTGTTGTTGAAGGACACTGCATATGATCTCCTCAACTGTAGTGAAGCGACTTCTGTCTTCAAGCAGTCCAAGAGAAGCTGACGTGGTCAGGCATCTAGGTAAGAATATGTCTCTTTTTCAAGGAAATGTACAGCCAGCCTCTAGACATGTCGAGCCAAAAAAAATAATAGGGTTCAAAGCAAATCCTAAGGTCAGAAGCTACAGACTCAGATTTCCTAGATCCTtggtctccttttcctttttatctattttttattttttgaatattaaAGAGTCTAAGGAGGAGAAATAGTAGAATAAATCATagacatgtataaaattgttGAAAGAACAAAATTCACCAAAAGTTATTATTTAGTACTAAAACGTGAAACATAGAATCAATGGGGATTGATGAAGATTCTGTGTTATGATGTAGACCCCAGTACTTTCTCTTTTGTAGGAATCTCAAAATAGGTCTTTAGACCTTGTAGGCGTTGCTGACGTTGGATAGCGATTAAACCACCCAAGAACCATCCAACCCAAAGAgatatttgtttaatatattcAGACCATTTAACTGTTAAGGCATTAATGACCCACAGATAAGCCAGTGGAAACTAACGAACCcttaatatacatacatagtgtCATTGCTGAGTGATTTGTAGAAGTCTGGTTTTAAAAAGCTGATCATCTCTCTAACctcatacatgtaattttaaaaatccctaaAATTGAAATGTGAAAAAAACCAACAGTAGTGCTTCATTGAAGTCAGTTTAGATCTCAATAGAAATTCAAAGTATTTCTATTCATAAaactaactaaaatattttaaaccattTGTTAAACTTTATAATACAATGACACATGTTAGGGTATTTCTTTTATCTTAAGAAAGACCTTACTTTCTGGAAATAAATCCCAGGTTTAGTATCCTGGGTAGTTCTTTGTGAGGTGACTTCCTAATGTTTATACAACCTATTCTGCACATGGATGGATCCTTATAATGATTCAAGTAAGATAAAACTAGAAAGAGATGTGTAAAACTAAAAGTAAAGCTACTTGGAATGATCCCATATTGTTGGAGTCATGCTGGGTGGCACAAGGGGCTATTGATGTGGCAATTGACTATTTGAGGCCATATTAGCAGAATTTCTCTGAACCATATATTTTCTAGGCAAGTAAAGAGACCAGGAAAAATGGAGCAGTGCAACTCCACCGTGGGAAGTGGTTTCATCTTGGTGGGGATTCTGGATGACAGTGGTTTTCCTGAACTGCTCTGTGCCACGATTACAGCCCTGTACTTTCTAGCCCTGACCAGCAATGGACTGTTGCTCCTGGTCATCACCATGGATGCCCGGCTCCATGTACCCATGTATCTTCTGCTCTGGCAGCTGTCTCTCATGGATCTCCTGCTCACATCAGTTATCACTCCCAAGGCTGTCATAGACTTTCTGCTCAAAGACAACACTATCTCCTTCGGGGGCTGTGCCCTTCAGATGTTTCTGGAACTGACACTTGGTAGTGCAGAggaccttcttctggcctttatggccTATGACAGGTATGTGGCCATTTGTCATCCTCTGAACTACACAATCTTAATGAGTCACAAAGTCTGCTGGCTCATGATAGCTACATCATGGATCCTGGCATCTCTCAGTGCTCTAGGATATAGCATTTACACCATGCAGTATTCCTTCTGTAAATCTCGGAAGATCAGACACCTGTTCTGTGAGATCCCTCCATTGTTGAAGCTGGCCTGTGCAGACACCTCCAGATATGAGCTGATGGTTTATGTGATGGGTGTTACCTTGCTCATTCCCCCTCTTGCTGCCATCCTGGCTTCCTATTCGCTGATTCTATTCACTGTACTCCATATGCCCTCtaatgagggaaggaagaaagctcTTGTCACTTGCTCTTCCCACCTGACTGTGGTTGGGATGTGGTATGGGGGTGCCATGGTCATGTATGTCCTGCCCAGTTCCTTCCACAGCCCCAAACAAGACAATATCAGCTCAGTTTTCTATACAATTTTTACTCCAGCTCTGAACCCTCTCATCTACAGCCTGCGGAATAAGGAAGTCACTGGGGCTTTGCGAAGAGTCCTGGGGAAAAGGTTGTTGTCAGTATAGTCTACATTCTAGATAGTTCTAATGGCTGCCTTATAAATTGTATTCCACCTAAAAATAAGAAGATttctaatatgaataaaatattactgGTAAAATTAAGAGAGTTAAAGTATAGTTTTTGATAGATTATGAGATATACCAACCTAttaaaatattctgaatattatGAGATACATCATGGAATAAAATTTACACTATTTGAAATTACTttctatgtctttaaaatttaGGCATCATTTCCCAATATAACTGTAACTGCTTGCTTTAGTTTAAAATTGGCCTTACCACCTGGACATGATCTCAGAGAGTTTATGTCCTTATTGGACCAAGAACGAGAAAAAAGTAATTTCAAGTAGTTCATATATTAATTGGACAAGATTCTTGAGATTTGCATGAATGTTAAAACAACTAACATTAGCCCCAAAATGTAATATTGTCAGTGACTTTTTTGCTTAATAAGTTTGCATCatgttcattctttctctctttccaagaATCTGCATTTTTGGATGTCCTGACAGGCAGCATGGTccaatctctcctctcctctcctctcctctcctctcctctcctctcctctcctctcctctcctccccttccttctgctcccctcccccttccctttctttgttctgtgtgtatgtgtgttatgcaatttctctttcttctctcttttctttcttctttctttcttttttcagtgatgGGAATTGAAACGAGCACTTACCATTCTAACCTATGAATAATAAAAGCAGACAGCAGAATGAGACAGCACTTGTACATTTTCCTAATGTATAAAATGTCTCAACAATCACAAAGAATCCATATGTTTACTATTGGTTTAGATATAAACAGCTCACAATCTGTATATGTGTAAAAACATCCTATGGTACTCCATATGCACACTTTTTATAGTTTTTGTATTGAACTAAAACACTAGAAAGACTGTCATCAAAAGTACAATTGACAATGCTCTCATGGATATGGGGAAAGGAACATGTTGGTATGCTATTGGTGGGAGTATAAAGTATCACAGCCACTTTAGAGATCAATCTGaggttttctaaataaaaaaccCCTAGAAATAGCTcaataaagaatttgaaaaaagaatgaattaaaatgttaagaaaataaggaaaagggaCAATATGGTTTTCTTGCTAACTTAAATATGCAGTACTATGTGGTTGGTATTGCTGTTTGTAGAAATTCTCTCTTGTTtaacaaaaagaatatattattatAACTTCTTCATTTATGGCACTAAACAAAGCTCATATTAAGTTGAGTtcatagaaactgaaaataacaCAGTAATTAAACAACACTGGGGAGAGTTGTAGGTgagggagaggaacagggagCAATTGATCAACGGTTCCTGAGTCACAGCCGGAGAACGGCATAGGTATTATGCATTGCTGCTGAACAGTAGGCTAACAGTAAGTTACAATAATAGTCAGTGCATTCCAAAAGTCAGAAGAAATCATTTTGAACGTTCTTATCACAGAGAATCAATAAGTATTTGAGgagataaataaatttaatatggCTTAAATATTATAGgatgcatacacatacagaaacataatTGTGGCATATCATTAAGATATAAATGtgattttgctttttatgttAATAGTGacaataagtaaaaatgtttttagagaaaataaatagatgtattCTAGAAGCAAGTAGTGTGAATAAAATCTGTCACTAACTTAGAttaatttatgttcatttttgATGCTGAAGCTCACTTTACTAAGTTAATATGTTCATGTAGAGCTTTCCTCACTTGCTGATACACAGTGAGATGCTCTGTGCTCCACAGTGGTGATACAGAGAGCTGGTGAAGAGCCCCTGGCCAGTTGTTAGAACATAGAAGCCAGCTCATCTTCTTGTATAGCTTTGAACTTGGACTTGgaatttttgaagaaaacatctttaaactaTAAATCTCCACTAACAAAAAGTCCTATTTTACAGCATCGTAATGATtaagaaaatagtaaatataaatacatgGGCTGAGGCATGTGGAATATATGATTAACTCTTGCATCCAActgttataagaaaaaaaagtgacctGGCAATTGTGAGTAGTAGTGCATGACAGCACATGGGTGTTTTGTAAAGCAGCTAGTTGtgaaataaaagctattttatgcatgtgtttgtatgtgtttatgtcaATTAGCAATGGCGATCGCTTGGGTATGTGATTAATGTTTTTCCTTAGGAAAATCTCATGAGTAGTTATATATATCAGGGTTAAAATCAACTGAATAGTCttggaattaaattaaaaaactgtttttattaaaactatttttattaaaatattgaacaTTTTGCATATTTTACATTAATGTTGTATTAATTTATTAGGAACAACATTGTATAATTTAATTTGCGTAGTTCATAgtttccttgttatttttttaaacttcaagaTTGAAGACATGAATACTATGGTTATTATAATTTTGGTGACAATTTCTATTCCACTTTATTACTTGCAATTAAAATATGTgatgagagttttttttttttaacagaaatttTTCTTTGGGGATACAGCCCACTTATATTTTtctacacccatgcacatacaggaAACACAAGATGGATGTATAAGGCTAAAGAAGAGTGGATGAAGTTAGGAGGGAAAAACAATGCAGTTAttagtggagggaagagaatagggGATACATTTTATCAAAATGCATCATATGAATGCATAAAATTGGGgagggactacaattgggatgtaaagtgaataaataaatagtaacaaataagtaagtttttaaaattatagaaaatagtAAGTATGCACTGCAAGATAGTCATGTTTTCTTCCAATGCTATTTGACCgttaggaaataaataacttagcATTATCTCTTTAGAAAGTTTTTACAAATATTGTTGAATTTAATGCAGCTGGTCCAGACAATGTCCCTGAAACCCTGTGGCCTAGGATGGAAAGACCAAACAGAAGCGAAAGGAGCAGCATTTGCTGTGTATATTTATACAGGAGTAACTTTATTATTAGCTGCTGGTTAAAATTAGGACTTTCGTGGGATCTTCTGAGAAGACTGTCttactcttttaattttatttatttatttattcacttaacatttTCAACGCAGCCCCTCCCTGACTCTCTTACTCTTAAAAcatgttctttctctccagtGAACTCATCTTTGTAGTTAGttgttactctctctctctcctctatctgtCATCTTGACTATCGGTGTGATTTTCTTTTAGTTCAGATCCTCAGTAGCCTCAAGCTGAGAAAAGGTCATTTTTCATATTCAGTTCTCTGAAAAACTTCCATCTCCCACTGAAAAATCACAGTGTAGGAGTGAGGCAACCACATGCTGTAACTTCAGGACCAATGAGAAGGTCATAGAAAAGCTTGCACCTGCTGATATTTTTGTCATCACAAATCTGAAAATGCACAGGCCTGACAATGTGGCCTCTCTGTGCACAcaggacattttttaaagaagaagaaatctgagacCTTATCACCAAGACTCAgcacaacaaaaacaatcaataatAGATAGTGAATTTAGATTACTCCATCTCTAAAGAAATGGAGTACTAGAATTCAATATTAATTTTGAACACCACATTAcaaaagaactatttttaaagagatttagagaaatgaaaagaattaaCCTAAACCATTGAGTGACACACCCCTCTAATTTGCCCCTGATAAACTTCAATCACATCATCTTTCTCCATCCCCAGTTCTCTCAGACTGTGATTATCAGCAATCCTCTGCCGTTCACAGAGAAACCTGAGTGAATTTATTGGAGCTCTCTGTCTTTGACaatatgattctttgaatttcttgaaTGATATTGTCATTTTCACTTTGAAATGTACCTCACTGCTATCCTGTCCAATAA encodes:
- the LOC127191833 gene encoding olfactory receptor 2AG1-like translates to MEQCNSTVGSGFILVGILDDSGFPELLCATITALYFLALTSNGLLLLVITMDARLHVPMYLLLWQLSLMDLLLTSVITPKAVIDFLLKDNTISFGGCALQMFLELTLGSAEDLLLAFMAYDRYVAICHPLNYTILMSHKVCWLMIATSWILASLSALGYSIYTMQYSFCKSRKIRHLFCEIPPLLKLACADTSRYELMVYVMGVTLLIPPLAAILASYSLILFTVLHMPSNEGRKKALVTCSSHLTVVGMWYGGAMVMYVLPSSFHSPKQDNISSVFYTIFTPALNPLIYSLRNKEVTGALRRVLGKRLLSV